The DNA region GATGTGATCGGTTTGTAAGTATTTAATGTGTCTATGTCCTAGAGAAATTGCGGTAACaaaatacaatgctaaaaaaattgatatagtttacgtataaaataaataattatgtgtTTATGATATTGCTGAATTAAATTCTACAAAAGTTATAAAATGTTTGGTATTTCAGTAAGTCGCCAGGGTCTACGATTCCTAATGCCAAGGAAAAGAATGGAGGGAGTTTCACGGTGATGTATAAGGATGGGTCTACGGCGTCCATCGGAGACACGGAGGCATTTTCTGATTATGGGGTTGACAACACGGAGTTCGCGATTATATCAACAGTCGGACCAGGCTAGTTGACATTGATATAAACGATCTAAGATATCCTATTCTCGCGGTTGTGATGTAAAATCTTAAGCCACAGTGAAGGGGTAAAGTTcagatattttataaacaatgcCAAAAAGTGTAGGGTAACTAAAATGACTATGGTGTAGTTTCACcaattttaaaatcgatcatTTTCGTAAAGTCATTTGGATGTAATACATACGTCTTACTGTAGTTGTTCCTTAGAGTTGATGATATTGTGTAACCCCTGAGCAATATCTCATGCAAGTCTTGATATATTTCAAGATTACAACCAACACAAATctgcattaaaattaaaaccaaaatcATTATTCATGAAATCTTCGGAACGCGCACAAACAAATGTACactttactttgaaaaaaacgtGCATGGTTACATGTTTCTTGAGCAACACGTTTTGGTCAACCTCCCACAGGTGCCTGAGGACGTGACCGACCAAACCACCCTTCCATCCCGCACCCCACAGTATATTGAACCCTGGGGACTTTATTCCTTTTTTCAGTAAATTaaccttttatgacatatttataaacttatttatacattcattgcataaaattacttaaaacaaacattaaaaaagttaaaccCTCTCTATAACTTCGGGGTCTAGATACTTGAGGGTGGGGGTGGAGAGGGGGGATGGTCGGTCCTGTCCTAAAGCACCTCTCAACACTCCGCTGTAGTTGATGTAAGTTTTTGAAAGTAATTtcacatcttttaaaaatcaagttgatCTGCTCGTTACTGCTCAAAGAATTGTTGTGTTGACATTATAGAACAAATTACAGTGTCTAAGTCACCGGCTACGTCTTCTATTCGTTTTTCGCCGAGAAGACATTAcctttacatttaaaattccACAAAATCTGAATATAATTTGAGTTTCCgttaagaatacatgtacagtgtatatatctATCTTGCTGTTCTTGAGTGGGTCGGGAAATATTACTAAAATAAGGATTTAGAACAGACAGAGTGAATCACGTGATCATAATGTTGAATTTTATTAGGAAGCTCGCCATCATTCAGTACCACGCCGACAACAAACACTATCACAGACGACTCGCCCATAGGGACGCTGGTGCTCTCTGTCAATGTGACTGATGTTGATCCCGGGGACTCGGTCGTCGTGTCCTTGTCCACCATTGTTCCTTCCTCCTCAGCGTACTCATTCAACGCAACTTCAAGTAAgcaccaaaaataaaaattgaaatgcatataACGCACGAATTTTCTCTGAAACGAAGCTTAAGTAAAAATTATAGATCAACTTAAAGAAAGCGTTATTTAAGTCATATTGATAATAATATATGGTTATGATTTATTAAAAGTGGAGTTACAGACCACTTCCGCGTTAACTTCCGGTGCGTTCCAGTTCACCTTCACGGCCACTGACCATTGCGGCAACGCAGCAACCCACACACTGGACCTAACTGTACATAATCCAGTAAGACACTTAGCTTGATATtccagaaattttgatttaatttgattagaaaatcattacaaaatgtatattcacaattatgttttcatgaaatattttgttttgatataaaatttgacaCGAAGAAAGTTCACTTGCTAAGTGAATATAATTTACTTCTGTAGTgttagaaattttgaaatttttattgtttgattcCTTTATTTAGAACGTTTGTGGTTAAAGATTTGTTTAAGAAAGAAAACCTTTTTCTCCTTAGCCTCCAGTGATACACAACCTCCCTGCAGGCTCGTCCATTAATGAAAACTCAAAAACGGAATCACAGCTGTACACGATAAACGTAACCGACGATTCTGCCAACGATGCAATCACGTGTTACATAGAGAAAACCACCCCACAGATGGCTGACTTTTATATCAGACGGACCAGTCTGGATACATATGGtgagttatttttttaacttttatatgcctttagaaacattttcattttattagttaacgctttaagaaaaaaaaatcattaaggGTACGATTTCAGAAGtcacaatattttttctattatgtttaatatattataAGATATTGGTTTTGGTTTAAGAACATGGGGAAGGTTCTTTTATTACTAAGAGAGTGACaattgtttttttctaaataaaggctttttattatttctttacctagaatattcaatttatttggGATCAAACGCGAATACACACCTAGACTATGACACTGCTCCGTCCATTGATCTCAACACCTGTTGTACCGACGCAAAGGTCAATGTCTGTAGCAACTACACAGTGACTCTCATCAAAAACCACCCTCCCGTCATCTCCAGTTTACCGGCCACAGGTAATATATAAGTATTAAAGCACCTACAAGTAAATAGTAAAAAATCTAATGAACCAAAAGTATTTAGGTTCCTACTTTATTAAATACAAATggatacatgtaccagtaactacaagtatatacatgtagctattttCCAAACTATATTTATgtactgaaaatatttatactctgtTCTTATTATCTAAACAACTGATTATATGCCGTATACATTATATAATTTATGGCACTTTAGAGGATAGCATTTTTTCGATTAactaaaataacaatttttcagTTATTCTTTCAGTATGCATTGTAAATAAGttatttactttgttttaataaaaaaaaaatatggaacaTGACTTGTTTTGAACAATGTTCAAAAATGATATTGCTCGATTTCATTAATAAGCTGTAGATGTGTATATTGGTTCTGTGGAAGGGACACCAGTTTACACAGTGGTAGCAACCGACCCCGAGTCTGATAGTATGACGTATGAAATCACGTGTAACAACAGCTGTCCTTTCAGGGTTTCAGAGAGTACGTACAACATTTCatttacatgcatatgtatGATAAATTTTGTGCTGATCTATATGAATTGCAAATGTATTCGAATTAAtcgaaaattaataaaagtccCAACAGTTGCATGTAGATGGGGATATTTAAGtcttaatgatttttttttcaatttcattaccAGACGGAGAAATCTTAGTAAATGGCAGTCTAAGTGGATTAAACGGGACGGACTACAATGTTTCCATATTTGTTTTTGATGGGAAAAATAATGTTGGACCAGAAAATATAACTTTATCCATCTCGGGTATGTGTTTCTTTAATAATTTATCTTGTAGCTGAGAAtgttgacttttaaaaatgtttatctatTCGGTCAGAACTAATGTTCACAAGTCAATTTCATTGCACACTAAAATGCTGTGTGATCAAATTTATGATAAAGCCTTTCGAGCttcattggatttgatcaccccgACCGATCATCTCATGATacccaaagaatgattctttatttaCTTAATAAACTTTTCGTTTTGTCGAAAACctaaatttgtacaaatattcatCAACTTGAAGGAATCATTTAAGGGAAGAAGTGAATTGGAAAAGACATTGCCATTTAAAATTTACCTCTTACCTTCCAAGATTTTAGCCTCTTTTAGATTTTACCGTTATAGATTTCTCTTAAAGATGTGTTATCTGAACTGATATGAAAcagattaaaaatattgttaccGAACATGTGGTTTCATGCATCACATGCATTTAGTATCCTTAGgaatcaatttttgtggaataagtaaaaatcttaaattcaaGGATAAGTGAATTTGAGACTAATGATCCTATTaatgtaatgataaaaaatattgcacTTGAGTCTACATTTATTTTCGAGGATGAACGTAACAACGAAAATTGGTAtgcaacgaatattgatgaaacatcTGTACCTTATTATACGAATGATTGATCGTTAACTCCAATTGATATGTAGGTACTGAGCCTGCCACTACCACTACCACGACAGCTGCCTCTGTCCAGGCAGCCACTGATGGCGTGGATTCCAACACTCTCAGCGCCATCTACACAGTGGCGGGAATTTCCGCAGTCACGTGTTGTTCTGTTATTGGAGTAGGGCTGTTGGCGCTAAAAATTTATCGCAACGTTAATCGACAAATCAAACCATCCATCGGAGATTAGTTTATGAACAGACCCAGTTACCTGAATATCTCCGATTATGTGATATTTAATAGAATTTcgattatttattgttttgagcGATAAGTTTGCACCAGAATACTTTCAAACGCAATTGGATATTGCATATCTCCAGTGAAGCATACATAAGTGATTAATTGATTTCTTTAGCTGACTTTGGGTTTAGGGAACttttgcaagtacatgtatttacgaTACAGTTTCATAAGAGCTTAATCATATGATGATGCATGTAAATTGTTCTTAGatgatgatattttaaaattttaaatattgcaCGTTTTCTCGTTTGGGtccaaatatttataaaattgtgtGAGAGTACACTACAGCTTTAGTTATAGCGACAATATTATAATGAACTGTTTTGTTTTAAGCAAtctcggagagagagagagagagagagagagagagagagagagagagagagacgtacATAATGTATCTTGGATTGATAAACAGGAACTGCATATCTTTGTTGAAATTTTTGTATTATGATGTTATGATTTCACTTATGTATTATGGTTATGCATACATCTTTTTTATGTGTTAATTTAATTCGTTAATAGCTACACAAGACAGGAAAATTGATCAGACTTGCACTTTGTTAGATTATCATTCTTTGTAAAATGCACAGAAATTATTtcgtatgaaatatttttaataaaacaaacctCTGTTGCATAAGCAGTGAATATTTTGTGttctttttttgttgcatttatCTTGTGGTGcttgtaaaagattaaaacaagtAGTACCGTGTTTTAACAGTTTAAACATTCATATCCTTAAAGTCAAgaacaaaatcaatttaaataacaCTGTGTATAAATATCTTATATAAAGAAGAAAACGATATAATTAATTATGTTGAGACAAGGTTTATTGAACCAATATGAAATTCTGACCTTGTGACTACACTCCTGATATTGAAAATCTGAATGTCGTATATGTTCTTCAGGAGTCGACTCCCTGTACCGTAATTTGATTCAATCAGCGGGAAAGATTGGTTATAGCACACacaccaggcacgtagcatcgtttttttaaAGTGGGGAGGGGTGGCAGGcccatttaaaaaatcttgacaagcaaaaaaagaaaaaggttactttaaaaaatcatcaaaatcctaatccgggggggggggggggggggggggaggggtgatacacctttaacttcaatttcactgattatttccttattttcaatttaattttttacatgggccccatgggggggggggggggcaactccatgttaattccattttttgtatgtaaatttaagacaaATCTTTTCTGAGCAAAAAAGTGGGcggggggggggcagccccctTCTGATGCTACATTGTACGTGCCTGCACACTACAAAAGTTTTGATACTTGCAGCATAAAGATCTGGGACAACTCTATTTTAACAACTGTGTGCATCGTTTATTGACTGAACAGCTGTCATTAAAATCGAATCGTTTTTAGTACATTTTTTGGAGAAACGGTGCAATCGTCTTCTACAAACATTAGATTGCTCGATAATATTTTGCAAAGGGAGGTCCTGAAATAGGTACACTTTTTTCATCGATATTTAGAATAATTTTGCATTATTACGTATAACACTGTGCTGGTGATGTATATTAAACGGATAATTGAAATCAgccatttttatattttagccTTTGACTTTGTATGATTTGGTTTTGTGGGTTTGTTGTTTGGTTTGTATTttattggggggagggggggggtagattttttacttttcaatatAAATATGCAGTCATGTTTGTATTTCAAGTGATTAGCAAGGTATATTCAGACCAAATGGACAAGATCTATAAAACCCTTATATTTTTGCAAGCAGATTTTTGTCACTGCTGTATAGTTTTAGATAACatttattgtattgttttgttagagtaaataaattgtgaattAATATTCTCTAGAAACTACTGTAAACGTCTTACATTTTGCTGTGAACTTTTTtaagcgttttttttttttttttgcgaaaAGCAGCTACCGCTGAATCAACTACGTGTAAATTTTACGCTAAATGCCTATACAGGCCGCACGGCCCAGTCTGACGTTGAGTTATAATGACGTTTCTATAACGTCGTAGTCATGGGTCTACCTGAGAGTAATATGAGGCATTCACCGTTTGGTCAGAGGGTACATTCGCGTATTCCATCAACATATCACTTGTGCCACTTGTGGACAAGTAAAGTCGAACTTTATTGATGTTTTTCCTGTGTCCTCAATCAAATGTTATGTTTATATCGGTGTTTTACCTCAATCGACACAATTTTTTGTTGGCGGGCTGTTCCGTGCGGTCAGATGACATCGCTTTTTCAAGCGTTTTGAAAGACATATTATTGTTGccgtaatatcttttaaaaagtcatcagctggtttgaaaatattttcaaacgaCGAATGAAAATGACGTACGCCATACAGACTACACCACAATAGAGTCAGAAGATATTgaagttttgaaaagttttatcaaaactgtaaatattcatatctaacaagaggcccatggggccacatcgctcacctcagcaacaatgggcgttcaaaagatattgtgccatatggtccctcggtagaaaaacaaaaaataaatattgtaaagtattcgaattttacactttttttttgtatgcatgtaatctttgacattgtaccttcatgaaatactattttttaccagaataagaaatttctacgcaagatataaaactaaacatttggtagaggtatactgttaagttgttaacttccaaatccctatattttcgttctgccccccccccccccccacactttgtaaagcgatcaaaatatatgagagcatataggtacattttttcatcaactactcagtacttactagttattgtattaaaaaaaaataatagttattgttttttattttaaaaaccctacatgtatagatgtgaagaagaaaattgtacctcaatgtgctcaattcctcaaattaaaacatttaacaattttatttgtcttctccattataattaaatgactgttatttacttcgcgtaccaaccaggataattttccgctgtgatattcttaggaatagcgataataactttatccccgcaacagaaatgtgtcagaaatatggaaactgttttaaagatgtcgtttttatttactcgtgtctgaaaaactatcaaaattgatgtagatttcacattatttattgtataaagagagggccccagagagtagatatatacagaataccgtatcattcttttattttgtttgtacaagtatttaacatactctaattcatagagattttctaatgttcaaccaaaatttcagcgtcaattgtagaattataagcaagatacagagctcacagttcgcctaggtttgattcataatttgttcacatgagtttattacattcagcttatgatttttaacttggtattgactattcagcatttaaaatggaaaaaaagaatggcctaagattttatattcttttattcactcaagacccgttcactggtatttgaggttcaaaatcagtttatacaaatgtacacaaacacagtgaaggatcacatgtacagtaggagtaataatgacgaaaaaatgttaagtttacaatacagtaagatgttaaagttggtttctgaacgaacagactttgaaaattttcttaataaatattgacaaattttttacttttttaatcttttaattagtttttaagatctgtgtacaaacatagaattgtgagcaaatctctgtatcttgcttataatttgaagcttaacactcaaatatggttagtaaatagaaattgaaaacaattaaacacaagaaacattcactataacaaataaagaacacaatttattttttcgaaatgaatcatatatatacatgtatatacctacatatttccgtcagcaatgtcaaactttatttaaactgaataaactcgagaaaatgccgagcatcgcaacaaaacctattgcattaatctaccattacgcaaaagataatgccgatcgaattaccgatagaatgaattgtatttcattattttttgatacatcagattttgcttaatttgcgcaggtaaacagttaactgtttgatttaccaaagtctctgtttgatttgatacgtaaaaatcacgaaataatacagacgatagttcccaggttacaagcggaaataatgaaaacgaaacgaaaatcggaacaagctaacaccaacgtcatgtgtgaaaactgtcaacgcattgaaatatttagcctcaatttacttcacaaaatcggcaacaatatattttgcatgtttcaaaaatttcccttcatacgcgaagtgttgcacaacaagcaaattcatcatagtcagatcgaccctttttcgtataatgtcatggctgctttaaacaaagaacctcgttttagaagtatggaatacgagtctaggtaaaatgggtatgcaaacccgggccgtggcaaaataaaagccaaggcagatcgacaatcgttaattccaaatacgcattattttgcagcaatatttacagcgaatacaaatatactagtccatcaaatatcctgaaattttaatgagattggcagattaataactgccaatctttgttttgcccagaccaagtcttgcctacccattttaccggatgccggattaccggatgccgaacccgaagctattaaactgattgaaacacgcatttcctttattattattttcgtaataactcagatttgaaacagaattagcacttaatttttgcaatttatattttccttcccataaggataatttatgctaaactacgttgaattggaatcagtagttcttgagaagaagatttttaaaaatgcacccccctttttctacagtttcaaggttttctccgctttgaatacagatcggacttttatttttgcaatttatatttgccctcacataaggatgctttgtgctaaatttggttgaaattggataagcggttttagagaagaagttcaaaatgtaaaaagttaacagacggacagacagacggacagacagacggacagacagacagacggacagacggacgacggacaaaatgtgatcagaatagctcacttgagctttcagctcaggtgagctaaaaactcaATTACAAAGCTCGGAAAATTAGTACGCTGAGCCGTGCGTACTTTCCGCAACCCttgatacataaaaaaaattctttatttctagGGAAAACATGCAAAACCACTTTAGTTTGTTTGGAAATTTTATGACAAAGATTTAGATATACAATATGTGTAAATAAAcccatttaaaatcattatgaCAAAAAATGCGATTTtcacgaactttttggacaaccctTGTATGCATAATGAGGTTTATTTAGAAAAACGCCAATTCAACTCCACACTAACATGTCGAAAATTAATCAATTTCCGCCAAAATATCGTGCACgctaaatataatacgtttacagtatgaTATAATTCAACTTTTCAAAATGCTCTTTGTAGGCCAtcttacaatatttacattcactttctttcctcttattaaattgcattgatagatttgagtgatatttgcgcataacacagaagacccaatcaccaaatctggtgcgtatgaatacattcagtCTTCCTTCAGAACATGACTGACTCTCCTcccgacttcaaaccggatcacgACCTGATTTTATACTTGggctgattaatatttcatggatgtaaatattgtttaagatttaaatgaattcaattgattaatttcttagtatataccaaaaataaattcgtcaaattacagaatgaaaataaaattgtgttattagaatttaaaacgctgtgcaCCATTTTTGTCAACATAATTCGGCTGTTGCAATGGCACTTCCGTTAATTGCgcattactcgttgaataagaccgagatttttaaaaataaatcatatttgcggaaagagaacaaatgttaaaaaaagtatatataagcattgaatcattattttttgacagatgtggtctcataactgcaacggtgtgtgcaaacaaattttcataacgcgctagcgcgcgttattcaatttttatgcacacaccgttgcagttatgagaccacatctttcaaaaaataatgattcaatacTGAATACTTAAATCAATCTGAAGCATTCATTGAAAGGGAAATGAAAACAAGGCATGGACTACAAATGACTAGCTTTTATTTAATGTTACATTATGATTAGTTCCTGTAGGTTATTTATAAACTGTTGTTATACAAATTacaatttctgtaaaattacagaattcaattttcaagaaaacatttatacatgtaaatggaattttaaattaatatattccaATTTCAATACACTTTATCAATAATCATCATCattaaaacttttcacattcagttttttgtgtcgctaaatattttctttttaattttgaataactGACGTGGTTGATGGGTATCTCCAGCTGATGTTGtttgtttcaatgtttttacagcTGGCTTGGCTGAGCGACGTATTTTCCTTATAATAACTACAAGcgtatttattaatataaataaacagcaattgttGCTATGACTATGGTAACAGATGTCGATGTTTCAAAACCCAAAGTATTACTAGCATTCTGATCACTACTGTGAT from Crassostrea angulata isolate pt1a10 chromosome 7, ASM2561291v2, whole genome shotgun sequence includes:
- the LOC128191703 gene encoding mucin-3A-like, with product MQPSLINLLFWMLCINYIDCQCTTITIGKFPNYGGITDYLDPGINRTFLLSNYPINCCGYISQWETDARNTGDLYAQFWRSVEGNWVLVGENRLTVPATGSNTFPITLSERIAVEANDVIGFKSPGSTIPNAKEKNGGSFTVMYKDGSTASIGDTEAFSDYGVDNTEFAIISTVGPGSSPSFSTTPTTNTITDDSPIGTLVLSVNVTDVDPGDSVVVSLSTIVPSSSAYSFNATSMELQTTSALTSGAFQFTFTATDHCGNAATHTLDLTVHNPPPVIHNLPAGSSINENSKTESQLYTINVTDDSANDAITCYIEKTTPQMADFYIRRTSLDTYEYSIYLGSNANTHLDYDTAPSIDLNTCCTDAKVNVCSNYTVTLIKNHPPVISSLPATAVDVYIGSVEGTPVYTVVATDPESDSMTYEITCNNSCPFRVSENGEILVNGSLSGLNGTDYNVSIFVFDGKNNVGPENITLSISGTEPATTTTTTAASVQAATDGVDSNTLSAIYTVAGISAVTCCSVIGVGLLALKIYRNVNRQIKPSIGD